In Candidatus Bathyarchaeota archaeon, one DNA window encodes the following:
- a CDS encoding DUF3795 domain-containing protein, translating into MSQDFTAKLFAHCGINCRTCVGFFGYTLTGKKQTPCGGCQTQQATCNFFENNCKHPEQKNKIQNCYQCADFPCENLKKIDQYYSQKYGVSIIENQQYIKTYGMDAFLKREKEQWKCPKCGGVICVHTKRCYTCNP; encoded by the coding sequence ATGAGTCAAGATTTCACTGCTAAACTATTCGCCCATTGCGGAATTAACTGCCGAACATGCGTGGGCTTCTTCGGTTACACACTTACCGGCAAGAAGCAAACTCCATGCGGCGGATGCCAAACCCAACAAGCCACCTGTAACTTCTTTGAAAACAACTGCAAACATCCAGAGCAGAAAAACAAAATCCAAAACTGCTACCAATGCGCCGACTTCCCCTGCGAAAACCTCAAAAAAATCGACCAGTACTACAGCCAAAAATATGGTGTCAGCATCATCGAAAACCAACAATACATCAAAACATATGGCATGGATGCTTTTCTAAAACGTGAAAAAGAACAATGGAAATGCCCCAAATGTGGTGGCGTCATTTGTGTGCACACAAAACGTTGTTACACCTGCAATCCTTAA
- a CDS encoding Nre family DNA repair protein, protein MAIHNPTTIPNAKASENWLKDLLKSSASPTQSNQITARARQDSLCVICKGSKMLCGKTRCPIMVKTNSFLKSVPLMATQDIDGASPPSVFIGRIGYPYVYAGPLVPPVYENTSMFDLPEQWFGKSIDEIVGFRSLLIRGKQRVHVTKFNEAGKILDNTRELALADNSVDIELNLTKKPQGSIFMDDNVQPFGPSAPIRNLHVGNSRFDQHVEKAYRDTDLRATNAVLELYDRGVIVSKIQKAFSVGAFGVEKNRRLVPTRWSITAVDDIVSKNLAKQVKTFPEINEWRVYESFYLDNVFEILMIPQQWSYESMEAWYPGTVWNPHGTNTAIFSDWEGNDGRTTYAAIGGCYYSARLAACEQLLKERRQATVIVLREARPGYIMPIGVWQVRENVRNAMRQKPHLFNSLAQSLQFIAGRFEIPLKRWIIQSELLKRALFQRRISDFFT, encoded by the coding sequence TTGGCGATACATAACCCAACCACTATTCCAAATGCGAAAGCCTCCGAAAACTGGCTCAAAGACCTCCTAAAAAGCAGCGCAAGCCCTACACAAAGTAACCAAATCACCGCCCGAGCACGACAAGATAGCCTCTGTGTAATTTGCAAAGGTTCCAAGATGCTTTGTGGAAAAACCCGTTGCCCAATAATGGTCAAAACCAACAGCTTCCTCAAAAGCGTCCCCCTCATGGCAACCCAAGACATTGACGGTGCCTCACCCCCAAGCGTTTTCATCGGCAGAATCGGCTACCCTTACGTGTATGCGGGACCACTTGTGCCGCCAGTTTATGAAAACACCAGCATGTTTGATTTGCCCGAACAATGGTTTGGAAAAAGCATCGATGAAATCGTTGGCTTCCGAAGTTTACTGATAAGGGGTAAACAGCGTGTTCATGTAACCAAATTCAACGAGGCAGGCAAAATCCTCGACAACACCCGCGAACTCGCTCTGGCAGACAATAGCGTAGACATCGAACTTAACCTCACCAAAAAACCCCAAGGCTCCATCTTCATGGACGATAACGTGCAGCCATTTGGACCCTCAGCACCCATCCGCAACTTACACGTAGGCAACAGCCGCTTTGACCAGCACGTTGAAAAAGCGTACCGGGACACAGATTTGCGGGCAACCAATGCTGTTTTAGAACTCTATGACCGCGGCGTGATTGTATCAAAAATTCAGAAAGCCTTCAGTGTCGGCGCTTTTGGGGTAGAGAAGAATCGTCGGTTGGTGCCTACGCGCTGGAGCATCACGGCAGTGGATGATATTGTCTCTAAAAATCTTGCCAAACAAGTCAAAACCTTTCCCGAAATCAACGAATGGCGAGTGTATGAATCGTTTTATTTGGATAATGTGTTTGAAATTTTGATGATTCCTCAGCAGTGGAGTTATGAATCCATGGAAGCATGGTACCCGGGCACGGTTTGGAACCCACATGGCACAAATACGGCGATTTTTAGTGACTGGGAAGGCAACGACGGCAGAACAACATACGCTGCGATTGGCGGCTGCTACTATTCCGCTCGGCTGGCGGCCTGCGAACAGCTTCTCAAGGAGCGTCGGCAGGCAACGGTGATTGTGTTGCGCGAGGCTAGACCTGGCTATATTATGCCTATTGGGGTTTGGCAGGTTCGCGAGAATGTTCGTAATGCCATGCGTCAGAAGCCGCATCTTTTCAACAGTTTAGCCCAATCATTGCAGTTTATCGCGGGCAGGTTTGAGATTCCTCTTAAACGGTGGATAATACAAAGTGAACTGCTCAAACGCGCACTTTTCCAGCGGCGGATAAGCGACTTTTTCACGTAG
- a CDS encoding YoaP domain-containing protein — MNQPKIVTLTPQNYRELGCPCFLNPKQAGHLLKLEWLKERFAEGFTVKHLFLEGQKKPNGFIEYTNGENAWRAVDAAGYLFIHCIWMNPNNVKEKGYGSLLVNDCVADAERQEKLGVAVVTSDGPHMAGKELFLKNGFEVVAQDDRFELLVKQLQKGNLPKFRDWHKQLAQFSGLNIVYSRQCPWVARSIEELTCIAKEKGLELKVTELKTPQEAQNAPSIYATFTLIYDGKIYVDHYVSSTRFQNILKKELKLIN; from the coding sequence ATGAACCAACCTAAAATCGTCACCCTCACACCCCAAAACTATCGTGAGCTTGGCTGCCCCTGTTTTCTCAACCCTAAACAAGCAGGACACCTCCTAAAACTTGAATGGCTAAAAGAACGCTTCGCTGAAGGCTTCACAGTTAAGCACTTGTTTTTGGAGGGGCAGAAAAAACCTAACGGCTTCATCGAGTACACCAATGGCGAAAATGCTTGGCGCGCGGTAGATGCGGCGGGGTACTTGTTTATCCATTGCATCTGGATGAACCCCAACAATGTTAAAGAAAAGGGTTATGGTTCGTTGCTGGTTAATGATTGTGTGGCTGATGCAGAGCGGCAGGAAAAACTCGGCGTTGCCGTTGTAACCAGTGATGGTCCTCACATGGCGGGTAAGGAGTTGTTTTTGAAGAATGGCTTTGAAGTAGTGGCGCAAGATGACCGCTTTGAACTGCTAGTAAAGCAACTGCAGAAGGGTAATTTGCCCAAGTTTAGGGATTGGCACAAACAGTTAGCCCAGTTCAGCGGGTTAAACATTGTTTATTCAAGGCAGTGTCCGTGGGTTGCCCGCTCCATTGAGGAATTAACATGCATCGCTAAGGAAAAGGGTTTAGAGCTTAAGGTGACCGAGTTGAAAACCCCGCAAGAAGCCCAAAATGCACCTTCAATTTACGCCACGTTTACGCTCATTTATGATGGAAAAATCTATGTTGACCATTACGTGTCAAGTACACGGTTTCAGAACATTCTAAAAAAGGAACTAAAACTGATCAACTAA